The following coding sequences lie in one Lolium perenne isolate Kyuss_39 chromosome 2, Kyuss_2.0, whole genome shotgun sequence genomic window:
- the LOC127329651 gene encoding UDP-glycosyltransferase 79A2-like: MTSAMSSSKKLRLLLLPFFATSHIGPFTDLAVHLTTASSDAAVEATVAVTPRNLPLLESLLQRHGRAAARVKAATYPFPAVDGISEGVENLSKAAPGDAWRIDAAAFNEALMRPVQEPLIRAQSPDAVVTDIHFYQMGLL, encoded by the coding sequence ATGACCTCCGCCATGAGCAGCAGCAAGAAACTGCGCCTCCTGCTCCTTCCCTTCTTCGCCACCAGCCACATCGGGCCCTTCACCGACCTCGCCGTCCACCTCACCACGGCCAGCTCGGACGCCGCCGTAGAGGCCACCGTCGCCGTCACGCCGAGGAACCTCCCGCTCCTCgaatcgctgctccagcggcatgGACGTGCGGCCGCGCGTGTCAAGGCGGCGACGTACCCGTTCCCGGCCGTGGATGGCATCTCGGAGGGCGTGGAGAACCTCAGCAAGGCGGCGCCCGGCGACGCGTGGCGCATCGACGCCGCCGCCTTCAACGAGGCCCTGATGCGGCCCGTGCAGGAGCCGCTCATCCGGGCGCAGTCGCCGGACGCGGTCGTCACCGACATACACTTCTACCAAATGGGTCTCTTGTGA
- the LOC127336958 gene encoding uncharacterized protein — protein sequence MGHEVHLGLPGPWAEDYREKADHYTTKIGGVPDWPTQDMGIEPELLHCRLCGTRLCLVAQVYAPVAKLNIEERTLYVLVCPTPKCSPNSQSWKVLRVQKCHSGMQTNGYGDELVERKENVSSNEPAPPSSAGKHNEENKNSNSNGNADDFDLDALAEALEQAATVASNTKKKNKSKRANHVPAKCSLVKEKVNDLNIPVLPCFYIYYDKEQSRGKSNVCSSSKETVLAEDILDMGNDEEEKWEGEKYEYDSAPGADRTFLKFKKRLDAYPQQCFRYSFAGEPLLAVTNSRDVGTCKLCGSPRQYELQLMSPLSYFLHQAGDGSSNCGPSAWSWLTLVVYSCSRSCCPSSCGGKPGNCCWGVVEEDIVMQEDEACNA from the exons ATGGGGCACGAGGTACATCTGGGCCTACCGGGGCCCTGGGCGGAGGACTACCGGGAGAAAGCCGACCACTACACCACCAAGATCGGCGGAGTACCC GATTGGCCAACCCAGGATATGGGCATCGAACCTGAGTTGCTCCATTGCAGATTATGTGGGACCAGGCTCTGCCTTGTTGCTCAG GTTTATGCTCCTGTCGCCAAGCTTAACATAGAGGAGAGGACACTATATGTGCTTGTTTGCCCGACGCCAAAATGCAGCCCTAATTCTCAAAG TTGGAAGGTCCTAAGAGTTCAGAAGTGCCATAGTGGTATGCAAACAAATGGCTATGGGGATGAATTAGTCGAAAGGAAAGAAAACGTCTCCTCAAATGAGCCTGCTCCTCCAAGTTCTGCGGGAAAACATAATGAAGAAAACAAGAATAGCAATAGCAATGGAAATGCTGATGATTTTGATTTAGATGCCTTGGCTGAAGCACTTGAGCAAGCTGCAACAGTGGCAtccaacacaaagaagaaaaACAAATCAAAGCGCGCTAATCATGTCCCTGCAAAATGTTCTTTAGTGAAGGAGAAAGTAAATGACCTGAATATACCAG TTCTTCCTTGTTTCTACATCTATTATGATAAGGAACAATCAAGGGGCAAAAGCAACGTGTGCTCAAGTAGCAAAGAAACAGTTTTGGCAGAAGATATCTTGGACATGGGAAATGATGAAGAAGAAAAATGGGAAGGTGAAAAATATGAATATGATAGCGCTCCTGGTGCTGACAGAACTTTCTTAAAATTCAAGAAACGATTGGATGCATATCCTCAACAATGCTTTAG GTATTCTTTTGCTGGAGAGCCATTGTTAGCTGTGACTAACTCACGAGATGTTGGCACATGTAAACTTTGTGGTTCACCACGCCAATATGAACTCCAACTGATGTCCCCATTATCATATTTTCTCCACCAAGCTGGTGATGGCTCCTCAAATTGTGGACCTAGTGCCTGGAGTTGGCTGACTCTTGTTGTCTACAGTTGCTCCAGG AGTTGCTGTCCTTCATCTTGCGGTGGAAAACCGGGCAATTGCTGCTGGGGAGTAGTGGAGGAGGATATAGTGATGCAGGAGGATGAAGCATGTAATGCGTAA